The sequence CTCGAACCCCGCGGTCTCCTGCACCTGCAGCATCAGGTCCAGGTCGCGCAGCAGCAGCGGGGACTTCGTCAGCACGGACGCCGGCACGCGCGCGTCGCGCAGCGCCTCCCAGATCCCCGGCAGCAGCCGGTACTTCGACTCGACCCACTGGTACGGATCGGTGTTCGTCCCGAGGGCCACGGTGTCGCCCCACGCCGGCGTGCGCGCCCGCTTCGCCAGGTCCGCGCGCAGCCGCTCGGGCGCGTTCACCTTCACGACGATCTCGCGCTCGAAGTCCCGGCCGGGGCCGAAGTTGAGGTACTCGTGGGTGGGGCGGGCGAAGCAGTTGTGGCTGATGGCGCCGGCCGCGACGAAGTCCCCGGTCCCGGTGGTGACGTCGACGAGATCGCGGACGCCGATCGCCTCGATGGCCGTCACGCGCCGGCCCCCATCCGCCACCTCGGTGCCGTCGGTGATGGGATGCAGGCCGGGGCCGAGCAGCACGTCAGCGTCGGCACGCAGAGCCTGGCCGGGACCGTGGACGCCGGTCACGTGCTTCCACCCACGCGTCGTGAGGAAGCGGTGATCCCCGCTCGCCACGATCTCCGTGCCGTCCTCGAACGTCACTCGAAACGCCGGCTTGCGCGTGCTCCAGCGGTCGGCTACGTGCGTCTCGACGTAGCGCCGGTATCGCCCCTCGCGGCGCGTGCCGACGATCGCGTCGCCCGGCTCCAGCTCTCCGATGGCGCGCGTCCGTCCGTTCGCGAGCAGCACCGGCGTCGCCGGATCCAGGCAGTACGTACAGGCATGGGAGCAGCCCCGGTAGGGGTTCACCGTCCACCCGAACGGCATCCGCGAGCGGCCGGGAACGCGGTTGAGGACCGTCTTCGCCTCGATCTCGTAGAAGCGCGTGTCGAGGGCCTCGGGCGCGTCGAAGCGGCGGACCACCGCGGGGTCGCGCATCCCGGGCAGGGAGGCCGTCTCGGCGTCCGGATCGCGCTTCAGGTGGTCCCACCGCATGCGAACGCATGTTCGCATGCGGACCGGCGGTCGGGGCACGGCGTGACGTCGTCCCTGCAAACGGCGGGGAACGGCTCAGTCGAGCAGCAGCACGAGCGCCCCGCCGGCCGCGACGAACGCCCCGACGACCACGAACAGCCCGCCGACCGCGATGCCGACGCACGACGCGCGGCCGGCACCGTGCCGGCCCGTCAGGATCTCGGCGCGCTCGGGGTCGGCCGGATCCACGTGCACCGTCACGCGCTCGTCCGGATCCCGCCGCGACCACGGGGCGCGCTGGTACCCCACGCGGCTGCGGACGCGCCGGGGCGTGCCGTCGGGCCCGGCGAACTCGACGACGACGTACTCCAGGAGCGTGCTGTCGTCGCCCGAGGTGCTCCACTCCGTCGGCCGGTCGACGACCCGGCCCTCGACCGGGCGCCACGTCGTCGCGCGCCGCGCCGCCTCGCGGCGTCCGCGGCGGCCCCCGACGAGCAGGGCGAGACCGACGGCGACGAAGACGAGACCGAGGAGAAGGGGAAGGACCATCGGCGAGGCGAGCGGCGGTGGGGGCCCGGGACTCTATGCGCACCCGCCGGATACGGTGGCGGCGTGCCGACCGTCGAGCTCGTCCCCGTCGACCGCCAGAACGTGCGCACCGTCTGCGACCTGGAGCTCGCGCCCGGGCAGGAGCCGTACGTCGCGCCGTCCGGGACCACCGTCGCCGAGGCCGCCTACGAGCCCGACGCGTGGCTGCGAGCGATCACCCGCGACGGCGTGCCGGTCGGCGTGGTCCTCCTCGTCCGCGACACCCCCGACGAGCCGTACTTCCTGGTGCGGCTGATGGTCGCCGCCGGCCACCAGCGCGAGGGGATCGGCACGAGCGCGGTGGCGCTGATCCTGGAGCACCTGCGGAGCCTGCCGGGCGAGGACCGGATCCGCACGAGCTGCGTCCCCGGGCCGCTCTCGCCGCTGCCGTTCTACCGCGGCCTGGGCTTCGTCGAGACGGGGGAGCGGGACGAGGACGGCGAGGTCGTGCTGGAGCGGCCGCTGCGCTGAGGCGCGGGACGGCGGCCCCGCGGCTCAGGGCCGCCCGGTCACTCGACCGGGTTGCCGGGCAACGGGGTCGCGACGGCGATCTCGTCGGCGGCGACGATGCGCCGCCCGAGGCCCCCGGCCGGGTCGGCCAGGTACAGCTGGGCCCGGCTCGTCTCGGAGCGCCGGACGACGAAGGCCACGCGACCGTCGGCGAGCGTGCCGGCGACCGCGGCGCTCGCGTTCGCGGGCTGGTCGGTGCCCCGGAACGGGAAGAACGGGCCGGCCTTCGCGGCCGTGTCGACGAGCTGCCCGTCGGGGCGCAGCAGCCGCAGGTCGAACGCCGTCGCCGAGCCGTCGTCGCGGGGAACGCGCTCGCGCACCCCGACGAGCGTGCCGTCCGGCAGCTCGCCCGCCGCCACGAACGGCTGGAGGGTCCGGCCGCGGGGGACCACGGTCGCCAGGACGCGCCGCCCTGCACCGTCGTAGCGGCGCACCGCCGCCCGCCCGACGCCCGCGAACTCGCCGCCCTCGTAGCGGATCACCTGCGTCGTCCAGACCAGACCGGCGCGGGTCCACACGGGCGGGGACGGCAGGTCGACGCGGCTCCGGCGCACCCGGTACCGCGCGAGCACGCTCGTCCGTGCGCCGTCGCTCGTCACCACCGCGCCGTCGTCGTCGACGACCGCGACCCGCGTCGAGTCCGGCGACCACGTCGCGCCCCACTCGCTCGCCGCCCGCACCGCCGTGGCGCGGCAGCCCGCGGGCACGCCGGGCCCGGCACCGCAGACCGTCAGAGGGCCGTAGCCGACGGCGGCGATGCGGCGCCCGTCAGGCGACCACCGCAGGGCCGTCGCGTCCCGCGCGCGGCCAAGGGTGCGCACCGTGCCGCTGCCGTCCAGGTCGAGCGTCAGGACCTGGTCGTCGGCGAGCAGCGCGACCCGCCGGCCGTCCGGCGACGGGGTGGGCGCCTCGCCCCGGACCGTGGCCAGCCGGCGCGCGCCCGTCCCGTCGACGGCGGCGCCGTGGAGCGTCAGGCCGGTCCGCCAGACGAGCGGCGTCGGCGGCCCGCCGCTGGTCGGCTCGGCCACGATCGCGGGGCCGGGGCCGGGGCCGGGGCCGGGCGCCGCGACGGCCGAGGCGGCGGGCAGCAGCCCGGTGCCGCCGACGAGCAGGGCGAAGGCGGCGCACGGGACGGGACGCATCGCCCCAACCTACCCGCGCGGCCGGCCGGGTCGACGCCCTACGCCGCGAGCGGGTTGAAGCCCGCTGGCAGCTCGAGCCGGTGCGCACGCATGAAGTCCTCGTCGGCGAGGATCTGCCGCGTCGGGCCGTCCGCGATGACCTGGCCCTGGTCCATCACGATCGCGCGCGGGCACAGCTCGAGCGCGTACGGCAGGTCGTGCGTGACGAGGATCGTCGTCGTCGGCAGGCGGCGGATGACGTCCGCCAGCTCGCGCCGCGCCGCCGGGTCCAGGTTGGACGACGGCTCGTCGAGCACCATGAGCTCGGGCTCCATCGCCAGCACCCCCGCGACCGCCGCGCGGCGGCGCTGGCCGAGGGAGAGCTGGTGCGGGGCGATCTCGCGCAGCTCCTCCAGCCCGAACGTCCGCAGGGCGGCCACGACCCGCTGCTCGAGCTCGTCGCCCGTCAGGCCCAGGTTGGCCGGGCCGAACGCGACGTCGGTGCCGATCGACGGCATGAAGAGCTGGTCGTCGGGGTCCTGGAAGACGATGCCGACCTTGCGCCGCAGCTCGCGGGCGGTCTTCTTCGTCAGCTCGGTCTCGCCGATCTGCACCCGGCCCTGCTGGGGCTGCAGCACGCCGTTGAGGTGCAGCAGCAGCGTCGTCTTGCCCGCGCCGTTCGGGCCGAGCAGCGCCACGCGCTCGCCGCGCTGGATCCGCAGGTGCACGCCGCCGAGCGCCTCGGACCCGTCGGGGTAGGCGAAGTGCAGGTCCTCGACGCTGACCGCCGTCGGCGCGTCCGGGTCGATCCCGCCGGGGCCGCCGACCGCGCCGGTGCGGACGCGGCCGCGGTCGCCGCGCCGGCCCTCCTCCGCCAGCTCGAGCGCCGGCGCCTTCTGCGGCGCGCGCGTCGTCCGTCGGTTGCCGCGCTTGCCGCGCGCGGGGCCGTCGCCGTGCGGGGTGAGCGAGATCGGCAGCCCGACCTTCTCCTCGTAGCCCGGCAGGGTCACGCGGTAGACGCACAGGTCGCAGTTCATCCGCACGTCGCCCTGGAAGCCCTCGCGGTAGCGGTCGAGCGCCACGCGGGCCAGCCGGCGGTCGGCGCCCAGGTGCGGGCCGCCGCGGACCGTCAGCTCGGGGTGCTCCTGCGCCCACTCGGCCGCCTGCGCGTAGATGCGGTGCAGCAGCACGCCGGTGAAGAGGAAGAACGGGACGACGGCGATCGTCGTCGCGCCCAGGCGGCGGCAGCGCTCGAGGGCGTCCGGGACGCGCGGCTCGGCGACCGAGATCCACGCCGGCTCGACGATCGGCAGGCCGCGGCGGTCGGAGAGCAGGCGCGCGGCCTTCGCCAGGTCGCCCGACGCGTCGGGGTCGCTCGACCCGCGACCGACGAGGACGACGCCCGACGTCTCGGGCGGCGCGTCGCCCAGCGTGGACGAGATCCGGTCCTCGGCGACCTCGAGCACCCGCGGCTCGATCGACAGGTCGCGGCCCATGTGGAAGCGGACGTGCGGGTGGCGGATGCGGGCGCGGGCGAGCGTCGCGGGGCCGTCGTTCTTCAGGTGCCCCGCGGCGAGCAGGACGATCGGCACGGAGACGATCTCGGTCGCGCCGTCCGCGACCAGCCGGTCGATCGCGACGTCCGCCGACGGCTCGGCCAGCTCGATGAACCCGCCCGCGTGGTGGATCTCGGGATCGAGCTCGCCCACGTGGGCGACGAGGTCCCAGAACTCCTCGACGTGGTCCGCGTCGCGCGACCCGTGGCCGATCAGGACGAGGGACGGCCGGTCGGGGCTCGGATGCCCGGCCGTGCCGGAGCGGGCGTCGGTTCCGCGGAGGAGGGCCACCGGTCGATGGTAGCCGCGATGCGTCTCCGGGCGCCCGGGCGGCCGGGGGTTGCGGCCGGGTGGCCGGACGGGCGACGGGCGGGGCCGGGGGACGCCCGGGCGGCGCCGCCACCTGCGGCGCCGGGGGGAGCGCCGCGCATGCCGGGGGCCCGGGGGCGAGCCCGCCGGGCGGGGCGTTCTGGCGGGGTAGGGCGGGGGCGCGTGGGGCGGGGACGCGTTCCGGTTCAGGGCCGGTAGGCGGACCCGAGCCAGAACACGTCGGCGGGCGGGGACGCGTTCCGGTTCAGGGCCGGTGGGCGGACCTCAGCCAGAACACGCTGGCGGGCGGGGACGCGTTCCGGTTCAGGGCCGGTGGGCGGACCTCAGCCGGAACACGCTGGCGGGCGGGGACGCGTTCCGGTTCAGGGCCGGTGGGCGGACCCCAGCCAGAACACGCTGGCGGGCGGGGACGCGTTCCGGTTCAGGGCCGGTAGGCGGACCCGAGCCAGAACACGCTGGCGCGCCGGGACGCGTTCCGGTTCAGGGCCGGTAGGCGGACCCCAGCCAGAACACGCTGGCGCGCCGGGACGCGTTCCGGTTCAGGACCGGTAGGCGGACCCCAGCCAGAACACGCTGGCGCGCCGGGACGCGTTCCGGTTCAGGACCGGTGGGCGGGCCTCAGCCGGAACGCGATCCGGGCGGCACACCGTTTCGGATCACCGCCCCAGAGCGCGGGCGATCCGGAGCACGCCGCGCCCGCCGCCCGCCGCCCGCCGCCCGCCGCGGCGGGGCGCCGCGGCCGCCGTCAGTCGGCGGTCGCCCCCGCGCCGCGTGCACCTCCCGCCGCGCCGACCGACCCCTCAGTCCGCGGTCGCCCCCGCGGCCCGGTCGCCCGCCGGCGCCCCGTGGCCGCCGGCCCCCGCCCCGCGCGGGGCGTCCCGCACCAGCGCGAACACCAGCACCGCGCCGGCGAGGGCGAACGCCGCCGCGAACCAGAAGGCGTGCGCGTAGCCCTGCGCCAGCGCGTCCGGCACGCCGCTCGCGGCGCCGCCGCGCGCGACGTCCTGCGTGCGGCCGGCGGCGATCGAGGCCAGGATCGCCAGGCCGAGCGCGCCGCCGACCTGGCGGGAGACGTTGACCAGGCCCGACGCCAGACCCGCGCGGCGGCCGTCGACGCCCGTCACCGCCGCGGTCGTGATCGGGACCATGCACAGGCCCATCCCGCCGCCCAGGACGACGGACGGCACGAGCACGTCCTTCCAGAACGACCCGTCGGCGTCGACCTGCGTCAGGCCCGCCAGGCCGAGGGCGGCGAGGGTGAAGCCGACGGTCAGCGTGGTCCGCACGCCCAGGCGGCCGACGACCTTGGCGGCCTGCGTCGAGCCGAGGGCCATCATGAACGTCTGCGGCAGGAACGCCAGGCCGGTCTGGATCGCCGTCAGGCCCAGCACCTGCTGCAGGTACAGCGAGACGAAGAACCACATGGCGAACATCGACGCGCCGAGCAAGAAGACGGCCATGTTCGCCGCGGTCAGCTGCCGCGAGGCGAAGATGTCGAGCGGCATGAGCGGCGCCGTCGCCAGCCGCGCCTCGATCGCCACGAACGCCAGGACGAGCGCCACGCCGACGGCGAGCACGATCCAGACCTCGCCCGCGCCCCAGCCGATCGTCTCGGTCCGCACGATCGCGTAGACGATCGCCGACACGCCCAGGGTGATCGTCAGCGCGCCCGACAGGTCGAAGCTGCGGGCCGCGGGCCGGTCCTCGGTGCGGTCGGCCGGCAGGTCGCGCAGCGCCAGCCACACGATCAACGCGCCGATCGGCAGGTTGACGAACAGGATCCACCGCCAGGACAGCAGCTCGGTGAGCAGCCCGCCGACCAGGCCGCCCGCGGATCCGCCGGCCGCCGCGACCGCACCCCAGGCCGCGAACGCCCGCGCGCGCTCGCGCCCCTCGCGGAACGTCGTCGTCAGGATCGCCAGCGTCGACGGCGCCACGATCGCCCCGCCGACGCCCTGCAGCGCCCGCGCGGCGATGATCGTCGCCTCGCTCTCGGCCAGCCCGCCCAGCAGCGACGCGAGCGAGAAGAGCGCGATGCCCGCGACGAACATGCGCTTGCGGCCCAGCAGGTCGCCCGCGCGGCCGCCGAGCAGCAGCAGGCCGCCGAAGGTCAGCGTGTAGGCGGAGACGACCCACTGCAGACCGGACTCGGTGAAGCCGAGCGCCGTGCGGATCGCCGGCAGCGCGACGTTCACGACGGAGACGTCCAGGATCACCATGAACTGCGCGGCGCAGACGAGGAAGAGGATCCCGGCGGCGTGGGCGGGTGGGCGTGCGGCGTCGGTGCTCACGCGGCGGCCTTTCGGAGAGGGAGGGAGGACGCCCGACGCTCGCGCGCGGGGCGGCGGCCCACGCTAGCGCGTCGCCCCCGGCACCCCCGCGCGCTCGGCGTCCCCGCGGGTCGGACGCGCGCGCCGCGCCGGCGCGCCCGCCCGCCCCGCCCGCCCGCGTCGCCCGCGCGCCGCCGCCCGGCGCCGGCGACGGTCACCGCGTCGGCCGCAGGACCTGGCCGACCGCGCCGGTCGGGATCCGGTGCTCGTCCACCAGCTCGAGCGCCAGGTGCTCCTGGAGGGTCG comes from Patulibacter sp. SYSU D01012 and encodes:
- a CDS encoding DUF3592 domain-containing protein, producing MVLPLLLGLVFVAVGLALLVGGRRGRREAARRATTWRPVEGRVVDRPTEWSTSGDDSTLLEYVVVEFAGPDGTPRRVRSRVGYQRAPWSRRDPDERVTVHVDPADPERAEILTGRHGAGRASCVGIAVGGLFVVVGAFVAAGGALVLLLD
- a CDS encoding GNAT family N-acetyltransferase, yielding MPTVELVPVDRQNVRTVCDLELAPGQEPYVAPSGTTVAEAAYEPDAWLRAITRDGVPVGVVLLVRDTPDEPYFLVRLMVAAGHQREGIGTSAVALILEHLRSLPGEDRIRTSCVPGPLSPLPFYRGLGFVETGERDEDGEVVLERPLR
- a CDS encoding PD40 domain-containing protein produces the protein MRPVPCAAFALLVGGTGLLPAASAVAAPGPGPGPGPAIVAEPTSGGPPTPLVWRTGLTLHGAAVDGTGARRLATVRGEAPTPSPDGRRVALLADDQVLTLDLDGSGTVRTLGRARDATALRWSPDGRRIAAVGYGPLTVCGAGPGVPAGCRATAVRAASEWGATWSPDSTRVAVVDDDGAVVTSDGARTSVLARYRVRRSRVDLPSPPVWTRAGLVWTTQVIRYEGGEFAGVGRAAVRRYDGAGRRVLATVVPRGRTLQPFVAAGELPDGTLVGVRERVPRDDGSATAFDLRLLRPDGQLVDTAAKAGPFFPFRGTDQPANASAAVAGTLADGRVAFVVRRSETSRAQLYLADPAGGLGRRIVAADEIAVATPLPGNPVE
- a CDS encoding ABC transporter ATP-binding protein; this encodes MDPDAPTAVSVEDLHFAYPDGSEALGGVHLRIQRGERVALLGPNGAGKTTLLLHLNGVLQPQQGRVQIGETELTKKTARELRRKVGIVFQDPDDQLFMPSIGTDVAFGPANLGLTGDELEQRVVAALRTFGLEELREIAPHQLSLGQRRRAAVAGVLAMEPELMVLDEPSSNLDPAARRELADVIRRLPTTTILVTHDLPYALELCPRAIVMDQGQVIADGPTRQILADEDFMRAHRLELPAGFNPLAA
- a CDS encoding DHA2 family efflux MFS transporter permease subunit; the protein is MSTDAARPPAHAAGILFLVCAAQFMVILDVSVVNVALPAIRTALGFTESGLQWVVSAYTLTFGGLLLLGGRAGDLLGRKRMFVAGIALFSLASLLGGLAESEATIIAARALQGVGGAIVAPSTLAILTTTFREGRERARAFAAWGAVAAAGGSAGGLVGGLLTELLSWRWILFVNLPIGALIVWLALRDLPADRTEDRPAARSFDLSGALTITLGVSAIVYAIVRTETIGWGAGEVWIVLAVGVALVLAFVAIEARLATAPLMPLDIFASRQLTAANMAVFLLGASMFAMWFFVSLYLQQVLGLTAIQTGLAFLPQTFMMALGSTQAAKVVGRLGVRTTLTVGFTLAALGLAGLTQVDADGSFWKDVLVPSVVLGGGMGLCMVPITTAAVTGVDGRRAGLASGLVNVSRQVGGALGLAILASIAAGRTQDVARGGAASGVPDALAQGYAHAFWFAAAFALAGAVLVFALVRDAPRGAGAGGHGAPAGDRAAGATAD